The following coding sequences lie in one Aspergillus puulaauensis MK2 DNA, chromosome 3, nearly complete sequence genomic window:
- a CDS encoding uncharacterized protein (COG:S;~EggNog:ENOG410PKHJ;~InterPro:IPR007325,IPR037175;~PFAM:PF04199;~go_function: GO:0004061 - arylformamidase activity [Evidence IEA];~go_process: GO:0019441 - tryptophan catabolic process to kynurenine [Evidence IEA]) translates to MSFNANSYPSFDSLPVDENGPHGNAWGLWGPDDQLGTLNLLIDEVIQKAAAENIRTGTTVSLNWSMTAASNPKFARKLLDLRLINKAPLKHAHDDEWTFNSQCSSQWDGFRHYAYQNEGLYYMGRTAEDFAASDVPNGIQHVSKKGITGRAILIDWYSWAQTQDMSVDAMSAHEIPFSELLATLAYQKIDPSTFRRGDILVLRTGYLAQYAEMPAHKREHLNELYKTQKPDNIGLKPSEELLRFLWDTKIAAICGDSRSLEVWPCTEEKWHMHEWLLAGWGMPIGELFDLEELTRVCRKLGRYTFFLSSSPMNVPGAVASPPNALALF, encoded by the exons ATGAGTTTTAATGCGAATAGCTACCCCTCTTTCGACTCTCTCCCCGTCGATGAGAATGGTCCTCACGGGAATGCCTGGGGACTTTGGGGTCCTGATGATCAACTGGGAACGCTGAATCTGCTGATCGACGAGGTTATACAGAAAGCTGCAGCCGAGAATATTAGGACTGGGACAACGGTGTCACTCAA TTGGTCCATGACCGCCGCCTCGAACCCAAAGTTCGCTCGCAAGCTTCTAGATCTGCGCTTGATCAACAAGGCACCACTAAAACACGCTCATGATGACGAG TGGACATTCAACTCTCAGTGCAGTTCCCAATGGGACGGATTCCGTCATTATGCATATCAGAACGAGGGT TTGTACTACATGGGCCGCACAGCCGAGGATTTCGCAGCATCTGACGTCCCTAATGGCATTCAAC ACGTTTCAAAGAAGGGTATCACCGGCCGCGCAATCCTCATCGACTGGTACAGCTGGGCACAAACCCAAGACATGTCCGTAGACGCCATGTCCGCGCACGAAATTCCTTTCTCGGAACTCCTTGCGACTCTCGCGTACCAGAAAATCGACCCATCAACCTTCCGACGAGGTGACATTCTCGTTCTAAGAACAGGGTACCTAGCCCAGTATGCCGAAATGCCAGCGCACAAACGCGAGCATCTGAATGAGCTCTACAAAACTCAGAAGCCTGATAACATCGGGCTTAAACCGTCCGAGGAGCTACTACGGTTCCTATGGGATACTAAAATTGCTGCCATTTGTGGCGATTCTCGCTCTTTAGAGGTTTGGCCATGCACGGAGGAGAAATGGCATATGCATGAGTGGCTGCTTGCCGGGTGGGGGATGCCGATTGGGGAGCTGTTTGATTTGGAGGAGCTGACAAGAGTTTGTCGGAAACTTGGGCGGTATACCTTCTTCCTATCCAGCTCACCAATGAAT GTTCCCGGCGCCGTTGCCAGCCCCCCGAATGCGTTGGCACTTTTCTAG
- a CDS encoding DUF1917 domain-containing protein (COG:S;~EggNog:ENOG410PRF7;~InterPro:IPR015034,IPR023398;~PFAM:PF08939), whose product MAKPLDINPEDILSDESSFYGTLQDKEQQIRVPNVDNPAGDESETTQLEKEAAEYDPKEYWATIHPHILSTIQFQNQQRERAKQIEKEKMASLPIEMDIDTDTPQIIPRDKPSKHESSAEFLKRLPASSTKADTIGPWIYIHTPHIEQLNDDVAEFKRKGREALSAFENEEARLRYENDCKGGSAVTLARKVRPLQRELEEHIYTLARETNCITGKWMMFITADRVDRYWSAVAEATMNGHLGIAAKVATDDGGAGNRTRLIAVYTRDYEDRQDVKRVLKKLVELNLVKRGERPIYYKRDALTYLEIMSNNKFGLKATSCSSADVLAGKF is encoded by the coding sequence ATGGCCAAACCTCTAGATATTAATCCCGAAGACATTTTATCCGATGAATCTAGTTTCTACGGTACACTACAAGATAAGGAGCAGCAAATAAGGGTACCGAACGTTGACAACCCAGCAGGTGACGAATCCGAGACAACACAGCTTGAAAAAGAAGCGGCTGAATACGACCCAAAGGAATACTGGGCAACCATCCATCCCCATATCCTCTCTACAATCCAGTTTCAGAATCAACAACGAGAGCGTGCCAAACAAattgaaaaagagaaaatggcTTCGCTTCCAATCGAAATGGACATTGACACCGACACCCCGCAAATCATCCCACGGGATAAGCCCAGCAAGCATGAGTCCAGCGCTGAATTTCTGAAGCGTCTGCCTGCGTCATCCACCAAAGCTGACACCATCGGGCCCTGGATCTATATCCACACTCCGCACATCGAGCAACTGAACGATGATGTTGCGGAGTTCAAGAGGAAAGGACGCGAAGCATTGTCTGCTTTTGAGAACGAAGAGGCAAGGCTACGATACGAGAATGACTGTAAGGGCGGGAGTGCAGTTACGTTGGCTAGGAAGGTGAGACCGCTACAGCGTGAACTGGAGGAACATATCTATACGCTAGCGCGGGAGACAAACTGCATTACCGGGAAGTGGATGATGTTTATCACTGCGGACCGGGTGGATCGTTACTGGAGTGCTGTTGCGGAGGCTACAATGAACGGGCATTTGGGGATTGCCGCGAAGGTGGCCACGGATGATGGGGGCGCTGGAAACAGGACAAGATTGATTGCTGTTTACACGAGGGACTATGAGGACCGGCAGGACGTGAAGCGGGTGTTGAAGAAATTGGTCGAGTTGAATTTGGTTAAGAGGGGTGAGAGGCCAATTTACTACAAACGTGATGCACTCACATACTTGGAGATCATGTCGAATAATAAGTTTGGCTTGAAGGCAACATCGTGTTCAAGTGCAGATGTCTTGGCTGGGAAATTttga
- a CDS encoding OB fold domain-containing protein (COG:S;~EggNog:ENOG410PP0C;~InterPro:IPR033472,IPR042470,IPR013894;~PFAM:PF08585) → MANPKDQLSAQLQSKSLPVSSTWLNNFLAHQRNIPITALTQTALFRILNSDLRESLNSRNPNSILPVDIFDPNVQERRLTDSIPVQVLDIEDIGTSIWSQVEAIERVERGEAVRGREIVRTVNVGGDEGDGGANSGANPNPNESNGPHRLILQDAKGTKVVGIEMTGINGIGIGKLPIGGKLLLRNATVARGMVLLTPESVSLLGGKIEAMDQAWKTDRKARLLERVTGTGS, encoded by the coding sequence ATGGCAAACCCCAAAGACCAACTCTCCGCCCAACTCCAGAGCAAATCCCTCCCGGTGTCCTCGACCTGGCTAAACAACTTCCTCGCGCACCAACGCAACATCCCCATAACAGCATTAACGCAGACAGCACTCTTCCGGATCCTCAACTCCGATCTCCGCGAATCTCTCAACTCCCGAAACCCGAACTCCATACTCCCTGTCGACATCTTTGACCCCAATGTGCAAGAGCGCCGACTCACCGACTCCATACCGGTCCAAGTCCTAGACATTGAAGACATTGGCACTAGCATTTGGAGCCAGGTCGAAGCTATTGAACGCGTGGAGCGTGGAGAGGCAGTACGAGGCAGGGAGATTGTGCGGACGGTTAATGTAGGCGGTGATGagggggatggtggtgcGAATTCTGGTGCAAATCCGAATCCGAACGAGAGCAACGGGCCGCATCGGTTGATTCTCCAAGATGCGAAGGGAACAAAGGTTGTGGGAATTGAGATGACGGGGATAAATGGGATTGGGATCGGTAAATTACCCATTGGGGGGAAATTGCTGTTGCGAAATGCAACAGTTGCTCGAGGAATGGTTCTGTTAACGCCTGAGAGTGTTTCGCTGCTCGGGGGGAAGATTGAGGCGATGGATCAGGCTTGGAAGACTGATAGAAAGGCAAGATTGCTGGAGAGGGTTACGGGCACCGGGAGTTAA
- a CDS encoding COG1/VPS51 family protein (COG:U;~EggNog:ENOG410PM0G;~InterPro:IPR014812;~PFAM:PF08700), producing the protein MSALSSPRPSIASSRAHSPTPASSRRPSLDALNTSINGSLSAASTPSTARAVSPSLHPRRNRAALRDYYNLKPSEAQNARSRSVPRHTDAGDISSPSVVVAGTELDSPDFDPQRYVNNLLATSSLSTILKAENTLVGDIRTLDGERKALVYDNYSKLIRAVETIGKMRQSMDERGTPLTMTKTLGPAISFVAETASGLIHNGEEIRGRMKDGGEPGADQDKKAEKETVRWVLEAPRRLDRLVADGNREGAEKDWDEVRKLLEKWEGVKGVAEVRDACEKAMEKDDESA; encoded by the coding sequence ATGTCTGCGCTATCCTCCCCTCGCCCTTCAATCGCATCATCCCGAGCTCACTCCCCAACACCCGCCTCCTCACGGCGCCCGTCCCTCGACGCCCTGAATACCTCCATCAATGGTAGCCTCAGCGCAGCATCCACGCCCTCAACAGCTCGAGCTGTTTCTCCCTCCCTACACCCGCGACGTAACCGCGCCGCACTCCGAGATTACTATAATCTTAAGCCCTCCGAAGCACAAAATGCCCGCTCGCGGAGCGTTCCCCGACACACCGACGCCGGCGACATTTCGAGCCCCTCTGTCGTGGTCGCCGGGACGGAACTCGACAGCCCGGACTTCGATCCCCAGCGCTAcgtcaacaacctccttgCTACGTCGTCACTATCGACCATTTTAAAGGCGGAGAATACGCTTGTTGGCGATATCCGTACGCTTGATGGCGAGCGCAAGGCGTTGGTGTATGATAACTACTCGAAGCTGATTCGGGCGGTGGAGACGATTGGGAAGATGCGGCAGAGTATGGATGAGCGTGGCACACCattgacgatgacgaagacgcTGGGGCCGGCTATTTCATTTGTGGCGGAGACTGCATCGGGATTAATCCACAATGGCGAAGAGATAagagggaggatgaaggacgGTGGTGAGCCGGGTGCGGATCAGGATAAGAAGGCGGAAAAGGAAACTGTTCGGTGGGTTCTTGAGGCCCCGCGAAGGTTGGACAGGCTTGTCGCAGATGGGAATAGGGAGGGGGCCGAGAAAGACTGGGATGAGGTGCGCAAGTTgcttgagaaatgggaggGGGTTAAGGGTGTGGCTGAGGTTCGTGACGCCTGtgagaaggccatggagAAGGACGATGAAAGCGCTTGA
- a CDS encoding uncharacterized protein (COG:G;~EggNog:ENOG410PHCB;~InterPro:IPR020846,IPR011701,IPR036259;~PFAM:PF07690;~TransMembrane:12 (i45-62o82-102i114-134o140-163i175-196o208-231i279-298o318-335i347-365o377-398i410-431o443-464i);~go_function: GO:0022857 - transmembrane transporter activity [Evidence IEA];~go_process: GO:0055085 - transmembrane transport [Evidence IEA]) — MAELEKANDKIVEYATQPYAGLSPEDADFMRQYEGKAGKKVVRKIDFRLIPIMAILYLLSHIDRGNIGNAKIEGMDKDLGLVGNQYNIASTIFFVPYIIFEVPSNIVLKKVRPSIWLSFLIIAWGIVMTCMGVVKNFDGLIACRVVLGVFEAGFFPGAVYIVSTWYPRHELQQRLALFYTASAFSGALSGLLAFGIARMDGARGIDGWRWIFLIEGAVTVTAGLVMPFLIIDTPERAKWLSDDEKRFVDLRLRLSGVRANSDEGDKFSWKLLIRTMVDWKIFLAILLAWANSVPNAAFKFTMPQIINQLGFSTAESQLLTIPPYVCGGISAWVTGRFSDRFSWRMPFIVGPLSVLVVAMAVLFKYSENVKDNVPAMYIGVVLAQIGIYPLLPGISAWTGNNLAPSWKRSIGLAWVLAAGNLGSIIGTNVFLDREGPRYPTGYGTALGVICLGVGCAVAMEFFLWRSNQAKSRLSEDEIREQYTPEQLDAMGERSPLYRYTL, encoded by the exons ATGGCCGAACTCGAAAAGGCTAACGACAAAATCGTCGAATATGCGACTCAGCCTTATGCCGGGTTGTCGCCTGAAGATGCCGATTTCATGCGCCAATATGAGGGTAAGGCTGGTAAGAAAGTAGTCAGGAAG ATCGATTTCCGCCTTATCCCCATCATGGCAATTCTTTACCTTCTTTCGCATATCGATAGAGGAAATATTGGAAACGCTAAAATCGAAGGAATGGACAAGGATCTGGGTTTGGTTGGCAATCAGTATAACATTGCCAGTACCATTTTCTTCGTGCCCTACATCATCTTCG AGGTACCATCCAACATTGTCCTCAAGAAGGTCCGGCCTAGTATTTGGCTGTCCTTCTTGATCATTGCTTGGGGGATTGTTATGACCTGTATGGGTGTCGTCAAGAACTTTGATGGCCTGATAGCCTGCCGAGTTGTCCTGGGCGTATTTGAG GCCGGTTTCTTCCCCGGTGCAGTTTATATCGTCTCAACCTGGTATCCTCGCCATGAACTTCAACAACGACTCGCGCTCTTCTACACAGCCTCCGCATTCTCAGGCGCTCTCAGCGGTCTTCTTGCGTTTGGTATCGCCCGAATGGATGGAGCCCGAGGAATCGACGGCTGGCGTTGGATTTTCCTGATCGAAGGTGCAGTCACTGTAACCGCGGGACTCGTTATGCCCTTTCTGATCATAGATACACCCGAGCGCGCAAAGTGGCTCTCGGACGACGAGAAGCGCTTCGTCgaccttcgccttcgtcttTCTGGTGTCCGGGCCAACTCCGACGAGGGTGACAAGTTCTCATGGAAGTTGCTCATTCGCACAATGGTCGACTGGAAGATATTCCTCGCCATTTTGCTTGCGTGGGCAAATTCGGTCCCCAATGCCGCCTTCAAGTTCACCATGCCGCAGATCATCAACCAGCTAGGATTCTCAACAGCAGAGTCGCAGTTGCTCACAATTCCGCCATACGTCTGCGGTGGTATCTCGGCTTGGGTGACTGGGCGGTTCTCTGATCGATTTTCCTGGCGGATGCCGTTCATTGTCGGCCCTCTttctgttcttgttgtcgCGATGGCAGTCCTTTTCAAGTACTCCGAGAATGTAAAGGATAATGTTCCGGCGATGTATATCGGTGTTGTCCTCGCACAAATTGGTAtatatcctcttcttccaggcaTCAGCGCCTGGACTGGGAATAATCTGGCTCCATCCTGGAAAAGATCCATCGGCCTTGCGTGGGTTCTTGCAGCTGGCAATTTAGGAA GCATAATCGGAACGAACGTCTTCCTAGACCGCGAGGGCCCACGGTATCCCACCGGATATGGGACAGCTCTCGGAGTCATCTGTCTCGGTGTTGGGTGTGCCGTGGCTATGGAATTCTTTTTGTGGCGATCAAACCAAGCCAAGTCTCGACTTTCAGAAGACGAAATTCGAGAGCAATATACGCCGGAACAGCTCGACGCCATGGGCGAAAGAAGTCCATTGTACAGGTATACCTTGTAA
- the rpnL gene encoding proteasome regulatory particle lid subunit rpnL (BUSCO:EOG09263XN3;~COG:O;~EggNog:ENOG410PI8S;~InterPro:IPR033464,IPR000717,IPR006746;~PFAM:PF10075;~go_component: GO:0005838 - proteasome regulatory particle [Evidence IEA];~go_process: GO:0006508 - proteolysis [Evidence IEA]), which produces MAKELKSLVTELNNAVNRKQFDKANDLLSRAKRTLLLQNALIPTPSTSPDLLVLAREILELGAIGAIRQTDAHSFTRYYQQLQPFYDLERDSSSGKKIDAKSSQRSKITGLYLLLLLSSGDGTSFHTVLEGLVEEASLKEKSVEDDPYIKYPVDLERNLMEGSYDKVWRETNSERVPSEDFALFSNVLVGTIRSEIADCSEKAYPSLPISNAKNLLFLESEGAVMEFAQQRGWTLRDGRIYFPVEPEAATRSEKDILVASGAIIENAIGYARELETIV; this is translated from the exons ATGGCCAAAGAACTAAAATCGCTCGTCACCGAGCTCAACAACGCCGTAAACCGGAAGCAATTCGACAAAGCCAACGACCTCCTCAGCCGCGCAAAACGCACCCTCCTGCTACAAAACGCCCTCATCCCGACTCCCTCCACATCCCCcgacctcctcgtcctcgcacGTGAGATCCTCGAGCTCGGAGCCATCGGCGCCATCCGACAGACCGACGCTCACTCTTTCACCCGATACTATCAGCAGCTACAGCCATTTTACGATCTGGAGCGGGACTCTTCAagtgggaagaagattgaCGCGAAGTCCAGCCAACGCAGCAAAATCACGGGTCTAtatcttttgcttctgctgaGCTCCGGCGATGGCACAAGCTTCCATACAGTGCTCGAGGGACTGGTTGAAGAGGCGAGTTTGAAGGAGAAGTCGGTTGAGGATGATCCTTATATCAAGTACCCGGTTGATCTGGAGAGAAATTTGATGGAGGGGAGCTATGATAAGGTGTGGCGGGAAACGAACTCTGAGAGGGTCCCTTCGGAGGATTTTGCTCTGTTTTCGAAT GTGCTCGTTGGAACCATCCGCAGCGAAATCGCAGACTGCTCCGAGAAAGCTTACCCGTCGCTCCCGATATCCAACGCCAagaacctcctcttccttgagTCCGAAGGTGCTGTTATGGAGTTCGCCCAGCAGCGCGGATGGACCCTCCGCGACGGCCGGATATACTTCCCTGTTGAGCCGGAGGCGGCGACGCGCTCGGAGAAGGATATCCTTGTGGCCAGCGGCGCGATCATCGAGAATGCAATTGGATACGCtcgggagttggagacgatTGTTTAG
- a CDS encoding epoxide hydrolase family protein (COG:S;~EggNog:ENOG410PJU4;~InterPro:IPR010497,IPR016292,IPR029058,IPR000639;~MEROPS:MER0000432;~PFAM:PF06441;~go_function: GO:0003824 - catalytic activity [Evidence IEA];~go_function: GO:0033961 - cis-stilbene-oxide hydrolase activity [Evidence IEA]) translates to MTASFTKLPSAASISPSPFHIAISDEQLSDFKTLVKLSKIAPQTYENLQTDGRYGVTHEWMSTMKAEWLNKFDWRSIEKRANSFPQYTTEIEGLTIHFAALFSEKPDAVPIVLLHGWPGSYFEFLPMLQLFKDEYTPSTLPYHLIVPSLPGYAFSSGPPLDKNFTNDDSARIIDQLMKGLGFVSGYVSQGGDIGSRVARLLGVHYDSCKAVHLNFCPLTSRPEGVSDEGLSDLEKRGLERFNCFLHSGKAYAEEHGTRPATIGHVLASSPLALLAWVGEKYLEWPDAPLSKEAILELITLYWFTESFPRAIYPYRESNPVPRSAPLAMTKELYLHKPLGFSYFPQELMPVPKSWIEKTGNLVYFNQHTEGGHFAAFERPKELKEDLAEFLSKAWPGFASK, encoded by the exons ATGACCGCTTCGTTTACCAAGCTTCCTTCTGCCGCGTCGATTAGCCCGTCGCCATTTCACATTGCGATTTCGGACGAGCAACTTTCCGACTTCAAGACTCTAGTGAAGCTCTCCAAGATTGCCCCGCAGACTTACGAGAACCTTCAGACAGACGGCCGGTATGGAGTCACCCACGAGTGGATGTCTACGATGAAGGCCGAGTGGTTGAACAAATTTGACTG GCGATCAATTGAAAAGCGTGCCAATAGCTTCCCCCAGTATACCACGGAAATCGAGGGCTTGACCATCCATTTCGCAGCCCTGTTCTCTGAAAAACCAGATGCGGTACCCATTGTACTGCTTCACGGATGGCCTG GGAGCTACTTCGAGTTCCTTCCAATGCTTCAATTGTTCAAGGACGAGTACACCCCTAGTACTCTACCGTACCACTTGATTGTTCCGTCGCTACCTGGATATGCCTTTTCCTCCGGGCCTCCGCTCGACAAGAACTTCACCAATGATGATTCTGCTCGCATAATCGACCAGCTGATGAAAGGCCTGGGTTTTGTTAGCGGATACGTATCTCAGGGCGGCGATATCGGAAGCAGAGTTGCAAGACTACTAGGTGTTCACTACGACAGCTGTAAAG CTGTTCACT TGAACTTTTGTCCGTTGACGTCTCGGCCCGAGGGCGTATCTGATGAGGGTCTGAGCGACCTTGAGAAGCGCGGACTAGAGCGGTTTAACTGCTTTCTGCACTCCGGCAAAGCATACGCCGAAGAGCATGGTACCAGGCCAGCTACAATCGGACATGTTTTAGCTTCCAGCCCATTGGCATTGCTTGCTTG GGTTGGGGAGAAGTATCTCGAATGGCCAGATGCCCCTCTGTCAAAAGAAGCCATTCTAGAACTAATTACCCTTTACTGGTTTACTGAATCGTTCCCAAGAGCCATATACCCTTATCGCGAG TCTAACCCGGTACCTCGCTCAGCCCCATTAGCTATGACAAAGGAGCTCTATCTACATAAGCCCCTGGGGTTCTCGTACTTCCCTCAGGAGCTAATGCCGGTTCCTAAGTCTTGGATTGAGAAAACTGGGAATTTGGTATATTTCAACCAACACACAGAG GGTGGGCATTTCGCGGCTTTTGAGCGGCCCAAGGAGTTGAAAGAAGATTTGGCGGAGTTTTTGTCCAAAGCTTGGCCTGGCTTTGCATCGAAGTAA
- a CDS encoding uncharacterized protein (COG:E;~EggNog:ENOG410PFR0;~InterPro:IPR015943,IPR036322;~go_function: GO:0005515 - protein binding [Evidence IEA]), which yields MPPQHPSSTTTTYLDQPPSCLQFCPASQNNFVVGTYLLSETKSTEEDGTETIQQSKTGSLQLWHLDPATDTLSQKSRHALDAAVFDLQFHPRHPNILAIATSDASVSLFAVSETGFTLLWTKNVHEDPSIPALFLAWLPENWLDPSGSAAAKDGFAVTFSDGRTGVFGVDPTGINATNKVDGDEQVMELGNFEARQPIEIWFVAAASYPSLETLNTERDSDWTYTPYLFTGNDFGSLHTRRFPDTRKPQAQTQTGEKEDQDEENDTEDTPLPSLLLNADDKARHHTAGVTSILPLPIPLSHPLTNGEPLLLTGSYDENLRVYHATRGGVVLAEAGLGGGVWRLQLLSSTRTETAKSAPQRGEKWTFLVLASCMHGGTRVVRVVVGGEEAAAGIEVLVEFTEHESMNYASDVWRPHDQATGELRVVSSSFYDRRVCIWKVRM from the exons ATGCCGCCCCAACACCCCtcttcaacgacgacaacCTACCTCGATCAACCCCCCAGCTGCCTCCAATTCTGCCCAGCATCCCAAAATAACTTTGTAGTCGGCACATACCTCCTTTCCGAAACCAAAtccacagaagaagatggtACAGAAACCATCCAGCAATCAAAAACCGGCTCCTTGCAGCTCTGGCATCTGGATCCAGCAACTGATACATT ATCCCAAAAATCGCGGCACGCCCTGGATGCGGCAGTGTTTGACCTTCAGTTCCACCCACGCCACCCCAACATCCTCGCCATTGCAACAAGCGATGCATCTGTCTCTCTATTCGCCGTCTCCGAGACTGGATTCACGCTTCTCTGGACCAAGAACGTCCACGAGGACCCATCTATCCCCGCGCTGTTCCTGGCATGGTTGCCAGAGAATTGGCTGGATCCCTCAGGTTCTGCTGCGGCCAAGGACGGGTTTGCGGTAACGTTTAGTGATGGGCGGACGGGTGTTTTTGGGGTTGACCCCACTGGTATTAATGCTACTAACAAGGTCGATGGGGACGAACAGGTTATGGAGCTTGGAAACTTCGAAGCGAGGCAGCCTATTGAGATTTGgtttgttgctgctgcgtcGTATCCGAGTCTGGAAACTCTGAACACGGAGCGAGACTCGGACTGGACGTACACGCCGTATCTATTCACTGGGAATGACTTCGGCTCATTACACACGCGGCGATTCCCGGATACTAGAAAACCTCAAGCCCAAACACAAACGGGCGAAAAGGAAGatcaggatgaggagaacGATACTGAAGACACCCCGCTGCCCTCTCTACTTCTCAACGCGGACGACAAAGCTCGTCACCATACGGCCGGCGTAACTTCCATCCTCCCCTTACCAATTCCGCTCTCACATCCTCTCACGAATGGCGAGCCGTTGTTACTTACGGGTAGTTACGATGAGAATCTCCGGGTATACCACGCTACGAGAGGAGGGGTTGTCCTTGCGGAGGCTGGGCTGGGCGGGGGTGTTTGGCGGCTGCAGCTTCTGAGCAGTACGAGGACTGAAACTGCAAAGTCGGCTCCCCAGAGAGGGGAGAAATGGACGTTTTTGGTTCTTGCTAGTTGTATGCATGGCGGGACGAGGGTTGTGCGCGTTGtggttggaggagaggaggctgcggctgGTATTGAGGTGTTGGTGGAGTTTACGGAACATGAGAGTATGAACTATGCGTCGGATGTTTGGAGACCGCATGATCAGGCTACTGGAGAGCTGCGGGTTGTGTCGAGCAGTTTCTACGATAGGAGGGTTTGTATATGGAAGGTTCGGATGTAG